A single window of Gimesia chilikensis DNA harbors:
- a CDS encoding purine-nucleoside phosphorylase, whose product MQGLVEQVNDAIEFLNTRINQKPRIGLILGTGLGDFTKQIEQDVTIPYQEIPHFPRSTVESHAGQLVFGSLDGKPLVAMEGRFHFYEGYSMKEVTFPVRVMQALGVDTLIVTNASGGMNPQYRLADIMIIEDQINLMGDNPLRGVNDDRLGIRFPDMSAPYDQELIKVAEQAALELQIRTQTGVFVAVAGPNLETRAEYRMLRLMGADCVGMSTVPECIVANHASMRVLGLSVVTDLCLPDALEPVDISKILAVAAEGGAKLARLIPRIIEQI is encoded by the coding sequence ATGCAGGGATTGGTTGAACAAGTCAACGATGCCATCGAATTTCTCAATACCCGGATCAATCAAAAACCACGCATCGGTCTGATTCTGGGTACCGGCCTGGGCGACTTCACCAAACAGATCGAACAGGACGTCACCATTCCTTACCAGGAAATCCCACACTTCCCGCGTTCGACAGTTGAATCGCATGCCGGGCAGCTGGTGTTTGGAAGCCTGGATGGAAAACCGCTGGTAGCGATGGAAGGCCGCTTTCATTTCTATGAAGGCTACTCGATGAAGGAAGTCACCTTCCCGGTCCGCGTGATGCAGGCTCTGGGAGTGGACACACTGATCGTGACCAACGCGTCCGGCGGAATGAATCCTCAGTACCGGCTGGCTGACATCATGATCATCGAAGATCAGATCAACCTGATGGGTGACAATCCTCTAAGAGGCGTGAACGATGACCGGCTGGGCATTCGCTTTCCGGACATGTCTGCGCCGTACGATCAGGAATTGATCAAGGTCGCCGAGCAGGCGGCACTGGAACTGCAGATCCGTACGCAAACCGGTGTTTTTGTGGCGGTCGCAGGGCCGAACCTGGAAACGCGGGCTGAATACCGGATGTTGCGGTTAATGGGAGCGGACTGTGTGGGCATGTCAACGGTGCCAGAATGCATTGTGGCCAATCACGCCTCGATGCGGGTGCTGGGATTGTCCGTTGTGACAGACCTGTGTCTGCCCGATGCCCTGGAGCCGGTCGACATCAGCAAGATTCTGGCTGTGGCTGCCGAGGGTGGCGCGAAACTCGCCCGACTGATCCCACGGATTATCGAACAGATCTAG
- a CDS encoding NAD-dependent epimerase/dehydratase family protein, with translation MSQILVTGAAGFIGFHVTSQLLAQGHRVTGIDNLNSHYSVQLKQDRLQVLQKSDQFEFAEIDLVDVAAFDQLFEQQQFDKVIHLAAEVGVRNSLLKPLEYVQSNVVGFVNLLEHCRKGQVQHLVYASSSSVYGANKKTPYATHDPVDHPVSLYAATKRADELIAHSYSHLYDLPTTGLRFFTVYGPWGRPDMAVHIFTKAILEGTPIKVFNHGNLKRDFTYVDDIVAGVLGVLEQIPERSTFAAELTPQERDRQTEAPYRLYNIGNHQPVDLSRLIEVIEQRVGKPAIRENYPMQPGDVLETYADISELQQATGFAPATSIEAGIDRFVEWYLSYYGTS, from the coding sequence ATGAGTCAGATTCTGGTGACAGGTGCGGCTGGATTCATCGGATTCCACGTTACATCTCAACTGCTCGCGCAGGGCCATCGGGTTACGGGCATTGATAACCTCAACAGTCACTACTCAGTACAGTTGAAGCAGGACCGTCTCCAGGTCTTACAGAAGTCCGATCAGTTCGAGTTCGCAGAAATTGACCTGGTGGACGTTGCCGCCTTTGATCAACTGTTTGAGCAGCAGCAGTTTGATAAGGTGATTCATCTGGCGGCAGAAGTCGGGGTCCGTAATTCCCTGCTCAAACCGCTGGAGTATGTTCAGAGTAATGTAGTCGGGTTTGTGAATCTGCTCGAGCATTGTCGTAAAGGTCAGGTGCAGCACCTGGTCTATGCCTCGTCCAGCTCGGTCTACGGTGCGAATAAAAAGACGCCGTATGCCACGCACGATCCGGTTGACCATCCGGTCAGTCTGTATGCCGCTACCAAGCGGGCTGATGAACTCATCGCTCACAGTTACAGTCATCTGTATGATCTGCCCACAACCGGCCTGCGGTTCTTCACCGTTTACGGACCCTGGGGCCGTCCCGACATGGCAGTGCACATTTTCACGAAAGCCATTCTGGAAGGTACCCCGATCAAGGTTTTCAATCACGGGAACCTGAAACGCGATTTCACCTATGTCGATGATATCGTGGCTGGTGTCCTGGGCGTACTCGAACAGATTCCGGAACGCAGCACTTTTGCAGCGGAGCTCACTCCCCAGGAACGGGACCGGCAGACCGAAGCCCCTTACCGACTGTATAACATTGGTAATCACCAGCCAGTCGACCTGTCGCGTCTCATCGAAGTGATTGAGCAGCGTGTAGGGAAACCGGCGATTCGTGAAAACTACCCGATGCAGCCCGGCGATGTTCTGGAGACCTACGCTGATATTTCTGAGCTGCAGCAGGCAACCGGTTTTGCCCCTGCAACTTCCATTGAAGCAGGCATCGATCGCTTCGTGGAATGGTACCTGTCCTATTATGGCACTTCATAG
- a CDS encoding UDP-glucuronic acid decarboxylase family protein: MNSVLVTGGAGFLGSHLCDRLIEQGKNVICVDNFFTGNKRNIAHLIGHPRFEVIRHDIVHPIYLEVNEIYNLACPASPVAYQYNPIKTIKTSTVGMVNVLGLAKRCRAKVLHASTSEVYGDPTVHPQVEEYWGNVNPLGPRSCYDEGKRIAESLCINYHHSHKVPIRIVRIFNTYGPRMDPNDGRVISNFINQALRGEPITIYGDGQQTRSFCYVDDLISGFLKMMEQEETIGPVNLGNPVENTMLELAEAVLEHVDSSSKLIHEPLPQDDPKQRCPDITKAKSILKWEPQVSLKEGLGKTVEYYRQLMDQESA; encoded by the coding sequence ATGAATTCCGTATTAGTAACCGGCGGTGCCGGCTTTCTGGGAAGCCACTTGTGTGATCGGCTGATCGAGCAGGGGAAGAATGTGATTTGTGTGGATAATTTCTTCACGGGGAATAAACGGAACATCGCTCATCTGATCGGCCATCCCCGATTTGAAGTGATCCGCCACGATATCGTGCATCCGATCTACCTCGAAGTGAATGAGATTTACAATCTCGCCTGTCCCGCTTCTCCGGTTGCCTATCAGTATAACCCCATCAAAACGATCAAAACCTCAACCGTGGGTATGGTGAACGTGCTCGGTCTGGCAAAACGCTGCCGGGCCAAAGTCCTGCACGCTTCCACTTCTGAAGTCTACGGTGATCCAACAGTCCATCCCCAGGTGGAAGAGTACTGGGGCAATGTGAATCCCCTCGGACCGCGGAGCTGTTATGACGAAGGGAAACGCATCGCGGAATCGCTGTGCATCAATTATCACCATTCCCACAAGGTTCCCATTCGTATCGTTCGGATATTCAATACTTATGGACCGCGGATGGATCCCAATGACGGTCGCGTGATCTCCAACTTTATCAACCAGGCATTACGGGGCGAACCGATCACAATCTATGGTGACGGTCAGCAGACCCGTTCCTTCTGTTACGTCGATGACCTGATCAGCGGTTTTCTGAAGATGATGGAGCAGGAAGAGACCATCGGTCCGGTGAACCTCGGTAATCCGGTAGAGAACACGATGCTCGAACTGGCCGAAGCAGTCCTGGAGCATGTGGATTCTTCTTCCAAACTGATCCATGAACCACTGCCTCAGGATGATCCCAAGCAGCGCTGTCCTGATATCACAAAAGCCAAATCGATTCTGAAATGGGAACCGCAGGTTTCTCTGAAAGAAGGTCTGGGTAAAACCGTCGAGTACTATCGGCAACTGATGGATCAGGAATCAGCATGA
- a CDS encoding aldolase/citrate lyase family protein, which yields MKYLYITDCPEIAKYVDQCGVDRIFIDLELLGKVDRQGDRDTVISHHRVENISRVKQVVNQAEVLVRVNPLNPNSAEEIEQVIEQGADALMLPMFRSVEEIEWFCDRVNSRAQVVPLVETVGAMDQLDQIVQLPGVSQVHIGLNDLHLDLELKFMFELMSNGMVEEMAAICREANVPFGIGGISTMDTGLVSGRLVLSEHARLGSEWVILSRSFHQLAHSLQELQEKIDLPLELEKVDQHFTELLKRSDFEIEQDKQTLYHAINQVARDELSERNAS from the coding sequence ATGAAGTATCTATATATCACCGATTGCCCTGAGATCGCAAAGTACGTAGATCAGTGCGGGGTGGATCGTATATTCATTGACCTGGAACTGCTCGGCAAGGTCGATCGACAGGGAGACAGAGATACTGTCATTTCTCATCACCGCGTGGAAAATATCTCTCGCGTAAAACAGGTGGTAAATCAGGCGGAAGTTTTGGTCCGGGTCAATCCGTTGAATCCCAATTCAGCCGAGGAGATTGAGCAGGTCATCGAGCAGGGAGCCGATGCCCTGATGCTGCCCATGTTCCGTTCGGTAGAAGAAATCGAGTGGTTCTGTGATCGCGTCAATTCACGGGCTCAGGTTGTGCCGCTCGTGGAGACTGTTGGTGCGATGGACCAGCTCGATCAGATCGTACAATTGCCGGGGGTCTCTCAGGTACACATCGGTCTGAATGATCTGCACCTCGACCTGGAGCTCAAATTCATGTTTGAGCTGATGTCCAACGGCATGGTGGAAGAAATGGCAGCCATCTGTCGCGAGGCGAATGTCCCCTTCGGAATTGGTGGGATATCGACCATGGACACCGGCCTGGTTTCCGGCCGCCTGGTATTATCCGAACATGCTCGCCTGGGTTCAGAGTGGGTGATTCTGTCTCGTTCATTTCATCAACTGGCGCACAGCCTGCAGGAACTTCAGGAAAAGATCGACCTGCCTCTGGAGCTGGAGAAAGTTGATCAGCATTTTACAGAGCTGCTCAAGCGGTCTGATTTTGAAATTGAACAGGATAAACAGACACTTTACCATGCGATCAATCAGGTGGCACGCGATGAACTGTCCGAGCGAAACGCCTCCTGA
- the murJ gene encoding murein biosynthesis integral membrane protein MurJ: MSRSVSISALFVAIAMILGRLTGLLRVLGLATVLGVSYANDLAVLIISVPDFLNSMLIGGAMAAVLVPEIHRRNQADSGQTASQLIVQTMVVVAAISGILALILAALAPWFTQGLASGFSVAQISQASPLIVVVLWAFPISAVTAVTGAVLQSQHKPLVPAYGNLFFNLIVILAILFWVTADQLQILAWAVVAAALFRLVTQMVPCLFQGTLRGGLQNLLKFETLDRRLLVKYFQALTAIGLVIAFPVVSRSFASAYTGGISLFEYAQKLVELPRGLLGAILTMVIFPRLSHAFAEGKSDDGSRMISQASGLILLISIPVTVVIYGCAEPMISFLFQRGQFSAYDVARTAELLQIAILAMPALIMSILTMDVFYARHETMIPFKFSLISLVCLVVFSLILRTFMGISGVMLAFVLTSWFHFLMLTVGLYLKMRVSVIEGVNLKHCAALVLLTFSGITFSAMMLRVITEPVMLVIYSGFVGLFCFGAVLVILKNHLPRFHRKLSL; encoded by the coding sequence ATGTCACGTTCTGTTTCCATCTCAGCACTGTTTGTCGCCATCGCCATGATTCTCGGGCGGTTGACCGGCCTGCTGCGCGTGCTGGGACTGGCCACGGTTCTGGGGGTTTCCTATGCGAACGACCTGGCCGTGTTAATTATATCCGTACCAGACTTTTTGAACTCCATGCTGATTGGCGGGGCGATGGCAGCGGTCCTCGTTCCTGAAATACATCGGCGTAATCAGGCAGACTCCGGTCAGACAGCCAGCCAGTTGATTGTACAGACGATGGTCGTTGTTGCTGCTATTTCCGGAATCCTGGCGTTGATTCTGGCAGCACTGGCTCCCTGGTTTACCCAGGGGCTCGCATCCGGATTTTCGGTGGCGCAGATCAGTCAGGCCAGCCCACTGATTGTGGTCGTCTTGTGGGCCTTCCCGATCTCGGCGGTTACGGCGGTTACCGGCGCCGTTTTGCAGTCTCAGCATAAACCTCTGGTACCCGCGTATGGCAATCTGTTTTTTAACCTGATCGTCATTCTGGCGATTCTATTCTGGGTCACCGCGGATCAGCTTCAGATCCTGGCCTGGGCGGTGGTCGCTGCGGCCCTGTTCCGCCTGGTGACACAAATGGTTCCCTGTCTGTTCCAGGGTACCCTGCGGGGCGGGTTACAGAATTTACTGAAATTCGAAACGCTCGACCGGCGACTGCTGGTCAAATATTTTCAGGCGCTGACCGCCATTGGTCTGGTGATCGCGTTTCCTGTGGTTTCGCGCTCCTTCGCTTCTGCCTATACGGGGGGGATCAGCCTGTTCGAATACGCCCAGAAACTGGTGGAATTACCGCGGGGACTGCTGGGAGCGATTCTGACAATGGTCATTTTCCCTCGGTTAAGCCATGCTTTTGCCGAAGGGAAGTCAGACGACGGTTCCCGCATGATCAGCCAGGCCTCGGGTCTGATCCTGCTGATCTCAATTCCTGTGACAGTAGTGATTTACGGCTGCGCTGAACCTATGATCTCTTTTCTGTTTCAGCGCGGGCAGTTTTCCGCATATGATGTCGCACGGACAGCGGAATTATTGCAGATCGCAATTTTAGCGATGCCGGCCCTGATTATGTCCATTTTGACGATGGATGTCTTCTATGCCCGTCACGAAACCATGATTCCTTTTAAGTTCAGCCTGATTTCTCTGGTATGTCTGGTGGTATTTTCGCTGATTTTACGTACTTTCATGGGGATTTCCGGCGTCATGCTCGCGTTCGTGCTGACCAGCTGGTTTCATTTTCTGATGCTGACTGTCGGGCTGTATCTGAAAATGCGGGTTTCTGTCATTGAAGGGGTCAATTTAAAACATTGTGCCGCATTGGTTCTGCTGACATTCTCAGGAATCACCTTTTCCGCTATGATGTTAAGAGTGATTACGGAACCGGTAATGCTGGTTATCTATTCGGGATTCGTGGGATTATTCTGCTTTGGGGCCGTGTTGGTGATCCTGAAGAATCACCTCCCGCGTTTCCACAGGAAGCTGTCTTTATAA
- a CDS encoding SDR family NAD(P)-dependent oxidoreductase has translation MSESLSGKQTLVTGADGFIGSHLVEQLVQAGARVRALVYYNSWNQIGWLNDVTPEVLKNVEIIQGDIRDAERIQLAVADCEYVFHLSSLIAIPYSYVAARSYVDTNITGALNVLQACRNSDRLTRLVHVSTSEVYGTAQTVPIDEQHPLVGQSPYSASKIGADKMAESFYLSFELPVVTARPFNTFGPRQTARAVIPTIASQLQAGCSELKLGALAPTRDFNFATDTAAGMISLALCPQAEGEVVNIGSGEEWSIEETAQMLMEVTGKEVPIICDEDRIRPEKSEVNRLLADNSKIQKLTGWQSQVSFKDGLAATAEWIGRNLQYFNAERYSI, from the coding sequence ATGTCAGAGTCGTTATCAGGAAAACAAACGCTGGTCACCGGCGCAGATGGCTTTATTGGAAGCCATCTGGTTGAGCAGCTCGTCCAGGCGGGAGCCCGTGTGCGTGCGCTCGTGTATTACAATTCCTGGAATCAGATCGGCTGGTTGAACGATGTCACTCCCGAGGTCCTGAAAAATGTGGAAATCATTCAGGGCGATATTCGCGATGCTGAACGGATTCAACTGGCAGTCGCAGACTGTGAATATGTGTTTCACCTCTCGAGCCTGATTGCAATTCCATACAGCTACGTTGCCGCGCGGTCGTATGTGGATACGAATATCACTGGTGCCTTAAATGTGCTGCAGGCCTGTCGTAATTCTGACAGGCTCACGCGACTCGTGCATGTCTCGACTTCCGAGGTCTACGGGACCGCTCAGACCGTTCCCATTGATGAGCAGCATCCCCTGGTGGGACAGTCTCCTTATTCTGCCAGTAAAATTGGTGCGGACAAAATGGCTGAGAGTTTTTATCTCTCCTTCGAACTGCCCGTGGTGACTGCCCGACCTTTTAATACCTTTGGTCCCCGCCAGACCGCCCGCGCGGTGATTCCAACCATCGCCAGCCAGTTGCAGGCCGGTTGCAGCGAATTAAAACTGGGGGCCCTGGCACCCACCCGTGATTTCAACTTCGCGACGGATACCGCGGCCGGCATGATCTCGCTGGCTCTCTGTCCACAGGCGGAAGGTGAGGTTGTGAATATCGGTAGTGGCGAAGAGTGGTCGATTGAAGAGACCGCGCAAATGCTGATGGAAGTCACGGGGAAAGAGGTCCCCATCATCTGTGACGAAGATCGGATTCGCCCCGAAAAAAGTGAAGTCAATCGCCTGCTGGCGGACAATTCCAAAATTCAAAAACTGACCGGCTGGCAATCGCAGGTCTCATTTAAAGACGGTCTGGCCGCGACCGCAGAATGGATCGGACGCAACTTACAATATTTCAATGCGGAACGTTATTCCATTTAA
- a CDS encoding nucleotidyltransferase family protein, whose product MNDCLISASADIKEAIRAIEAGKKGIAVVVDPAQKLQGVITDGDVRRGLLAGLRLQDSVTQIMNCRPTRADVAMPQSSLVELLDSSGLEAMPLVDAENRVVKVVLSSELTRRTDTGQATGYSCALIMAGGEGRRLLPLTENLPKPLVEVGGMPLIERQVRRLATAGVERIYIAVNYLAEMIESHLGDGSRFGTEIVFLREREKLGTAGALSLIEETPEGPLLLMNGDVFTSINYQSLLDFHLKHESLLTVAAIDYHVEIPYGVIKTEGPFAVRLEEKPSQQFLCNAGIYALSPEAVSQVPRDQPYNMTDLIESNLSSQPGVAVFPVHEYWSDIGTHAELDKARTELKLARETLDGPDQDDESAVHLQLNQRRAA is encoded by the coding sequence ATGAATGATTGTCTGATCAGCGCATCTGCAGATATCAAAGAAGCAATTCGCGCCATCGAGGCTGGCAAGAAGGGGATCGCCGTGGTTGTCGATCCCGCGCAAAAGCTGCAGGGGGTCATTACCGATGGTGATGTGCGTCGCGGTTTGCTGGCTGGTCTTCGCCTGCAGGATTCTGTGACCCAGATCATGAACTGCCGGCCGACCAGGGCCGACGTGGCAATGCCCCAGTCATCACTCGTGGAACTGCTCGACTCCAGCGGTCTGGAAGCAATGCCACTGGTCGATGCCGAGAATCGCGTCGTCAAAGTCGTACTCTCTTCCGAGCTGACCCGTCGGACCGACACCGGGCAGGCAACGGGATACAGCTGTGCTCTCATCATGGCAGGAGGAGAAGGGCGGCGGCTGTTACCGCTCACAGAAAATCTTCCCAAGCCTCTGGTAGAAGTTGGTGGGATGCCATTGATCGAACGGCAGGTGCGTCGTCTGGCAACCGCAGGAGTGGAGCGAATTTATATCGCTGTGAACTACCTTGCTGAGATGATCGAATCGCATCTCGGTGATGGCAGCCGGTTCGGAACCGAGATCGTTTTTTTACGCGAGCGGGAAAAACTGGGAACCGCGGGAGCCCTGTCTCTGATTGAAGAGACTCCCGAAGGACCTTTGCTGCTGATGAATGGCGATGTCTTTACGTCAATCAATTATCAGTCACTGCTCGACTTTCATTTGAAACATGAGTCACTGCTCACGGTCGCTGCCATCGATTATCACGTTGAAATCCCTTATGGCGTGATTAAGACAGAAGGACCATTCGCTGTCCGACTGGAAGAAAAACCATCACAACAGTTTCTGTGTAATGCGGGAATCTATGCGCTCTCCCCGGAGGCCGTCAGTCAGGTCCCGCGTGATCAGCCCTATAACATGACCGACCTGATCGAGTCGAACCTCTCCAGTCAACCGGGGGTTGCCGTGTTTCCAGTGCATGAATACTGGTCGGACATCGGAACTCATGCCGAGCTGGACAAGGCACGTACTGAACTCAAACTGGCCCGCGAAACCCTGGATGGGCCGGACCAGGACGACGAGAGTGCCGTCCATCTGCAGTTGAATCAGCGCCGGGCTGCCTGA
- the neuC gene encoding UDP-N-acetylglucosamine 2-epimerase gives MSNRVCVVTGSRAEYGLLSPLLESLRAEESFELQLLVTGSHLSPEFGLTYREIEADGYTIDEKVEVVLSSDTPVGICKSMGLGLISFAEAYARLTPDLILVLGDRYEIFSAVSAAHISRIPVAHLHGGEVTEGAFDDALRHSITKMSHLHFTSTDAYRQRVIQLGEAPERVFNVGAIGLDNLRRLPLLSREDLEQQLGFKFNTHNLLCTFHPVTLEHNSSEQQIQSLLNVLDQQADTSVIFTKTNADTDGRIINQMIDDFAAKNPDRFHSYVSLGQLRYLSMMQFVDAVVGNSSSGIIEAPGFQIGTINIGNRQTGRIKSELVIDCEPTETGIASAFKTLYSSDFQKRRSQAKNPYGAGQTTSQIISILKEQFPRRTTQKSFYDLD, from the coding sequence ATGAGTAACCGTGTCTGTGTTGTCACCGGATCACGGGCCGAATACGGTCTGTTAAGCCCTCTACTGGAATCGCTGCGCGCCGAGGAGAGCTTCGAGCTGCAACTGCTGGTAACCGGATCGCATTTGTCACCCGAATTCGGACTGACCTATCGCGAGATCGAAGCAGACGGATATACGATCGACGAAAAAGTCGAAGTCGTGCTCAGTTCCGATACCCCGGTCGGCATCTGTAAATCAATGGGCCTGGGACTGATCAGTTTTGCGGAAGCGTATGCCCGCCTGACTCCCGATCTGATTCTGGTGCTCGGTGATCGTTATGAAATTTTCAGCGCCGTCTCCGCTGCACACATCAGTCGTATTCCCGTCGCTCATCTGCACGGAGGGGAAGTGACCGAAGGCGCATTTGACGATGCGCTGCGGCATTCGATCACCAAGATGAGCCACCTGCATTTCACGTCCACGGACGCCTATCGTCAGCGGGTGATTCAACTGGGAGAAGCCCCGGAGAGGGTCTTCAATGTGGGGGCGATCGGATTAGACAACCTGCGTCGCCTCCCTTTGCTCTCACGTGAAGATCTGGAGCAGCAGCTGGGTTTTAAGTTTAATACTCACAATCTGTTATGCACATTTCACCCTGTGACGCTGGAGCACAATTCGTCTGAGCAGCAGATCCAGAGCCTGCTAAATGTGCTGGATCAGCAGGCGGATACGAGCGTCATTTTCACAAAAACAAATGCAGACACCGATGGGCGGATCATCAATCAGATGATCGATGATTTTGCGGCGAAAAACCCGGATCGGTTCCATTCCTATGTTAGTCTGGGGCAACTGCGTTATTTGTCGATGATGCAGTTTGTGGATGCGGTCGTGGGGAATTCGTCGAGTGGCATCATCGAGGCACCTGGATTTCAAATCGGTACGATTAACATTGGCAACCGTCAGACAGGCCGGATCAAATCGGAACTGGTCATCGATTGTGAGCCCACGGAAACAGGTATAGCGTCGGCTTTTAAAACATTGTATTCTTCCGACTTCCAGAAGCGGCGTTCGCAGGCAAAGAACCCTTATGGAGCAGGGCAGACGACGTCGCAAATTATCAGTATTCTCAAGGAGCAATTTCCCCGTCGGACGACTCAGAAATCCTTTTATGATCTGGATTAA
- the neuB gene encoding N-acetylneuraminate synthase has translation MSVFIIAEAGVNHNGSVETAKKMIDAAVQAGADAIKFQTFKTEKLVCKSTPQAEYQMKNSLNGESETQFTLLKKLEINQETHRELFDYCEQSGIVFISTPFDLDSIDLLKSLGLQLIKVPSGEITNYPYLKKVAQTFNQVVLSTGMADLGEIEDALNILINNGVSRENITVLHCNTEYPTPIQDVNLRAMLTIRDAFGVKVGYSDHTLGIEVSIAATALGATVIEKHFTLDKNMEGPDHAASLEPDELLMLVRGIRNTEKSLGSPLKRPSASESKNKSVVRKSIVAAGDIKQGDVFTEENLCVKRPGTGISPMQWDQVINQVARRDYVEDEIIEL, from the coding sequence ATGAGCGTATTCATCATCGCCGAAGCAGGCGTAAACCATAATGGCAGTGTCGAAACCGCTAAGAAAATGATCGATGCCGCCGTGCAGGCTGGCGCCGATGCAATCAAATTCCAGACCTTTAAAACAGAAAAGCTGGTCTGCAAATCAACGCCCCAGGCTGAATACCAGATGAAAAACAGTCTGAATGGGGAATCGGAGACGCAGTTTACCCTGCTCAAAAAACTGGAGATCAACCAGGAGACGCACCGCGAACTGTTCGATTACTGCGAGCAGTCCGGCATTGTTTTCATTTCGACCCCCTTCGATCTGGACAGCATCGATCTGCTGAAATCGCTGGGACTGCAGTTGATCAAGGTCCCTTCAGGCGAGATCACGAATTACCCCTACCTGAAAAAAGTCGCCCAGACTTTTAACCAGGTGGTCCTCTCGACCGGCATGGCCGATCTGGGAGAGATTGAAGACGCACTCAATATTCTGATCAACAACGGCGTCTCCCGCGAAAACATTACCGTGTTGCACTGCAATACCGAGTATCCGACTCCCATTCAGGATGTCAACCTGCGGGCAATGCTCACCATCCGCGATGCCTTTGGTGTGAAAGTTGGTTATTCGGACCATACGCTGGGCATTGAAGTCTCGATTGCCGCAACGGCCCTCGGTGCCACCGTGATTGAGAAACACTTCACGCTCGATAAAAATATGGAAGGCCCGGATCATGCCGCGTCTCTGGAACCGGACGAACTGCTGATGCTGGTACGCGGAATCCGCAATACGGAAAAATCGCTGGGCAGTCCGCTCAAACGCCCTTCTGCCTCTGAGTCCAAGAACAAATCTGTTGTCCGCAAAAGCATCGTCGCTGCCGGGGATATCAAGCAGGGGGACGTGTTCACAGAAGAGAACCTCTGCGTGAAACGACCGGGAACCGGGATCAGTCCGATGCAGTGGGATCAGGTCATCAACCAGGTGGCTCGGCGAGATTATGTCGAAGACGAAATCATTGAGTTATGA
- a CDS encoding acetyltransferase, translated as MNQNRTPLILLGGGGHARVLIDLLLEWDSYMPAGILDPELAVGSQIKGVPVLGTDAELRTQQEQGIQHAVVAVGSTRSTNLRRKLYVQLRELGFEQPPLVHSSAILSSSVILDEGAQVMAGAIIQTETRIGAGAVVNTGARIDHDCEIKQHAFLAPGVILSGGVTVGENAFLGAGAVVIQGTHIGHNAVIAAGAVVVRDVEDGALVKGVPAK; from the coding sequence ATGAACCAGAACCGCACACCCCTCATTCTGCTCGGAGGCGGAGGACATGCCAGGGTCCTCATCGATCTCCTTCTGGAATGGGACAGCTATATGCCGGCAGGTATTCTGGATCCGGAACTCGCGGTGGGAAGTCAGATCAAAGGAGTTCCGGTGCTGGGAACCGACGCGGAGCTTCGTACTCAGCAAGAGCAGGGGATCCAGCATGCCGTCGTGGCGGTCGGCAGCACCCGCTCGACCAACTTGCGGCGCAAACTGTACGTGCAGCTCCGCGAACTCGGATTCGAACAACCGCCGCTGGTTCATTCCAGTGCGATTCTCTCGTCGTCTGTGATATTAGACGAGGGAGCACAGGTGATGGCCGGTGCGATAATTCAGACAGAGACCCGGATTGGAGCCGGGGCCGTGGTCAATACGGGAGCCCGCATCGATCACGATTGTGAAATCAAACAACATGCATTTCTCGCCCCGGGCGTCATCCTCAGTGGTGGCGTCACCGTCGGCGAGAATGCATTCCTGGGAGCCGGTGCCGTGGTGATTCAGGGCACGCACATCGGTCACAATGCGGTCATCGCCGCAGGAGCCGTCGTGGTCCGGGATGTTGAGGATGGAGCCTTAGTAAAAGGAGTACCCGCGAAATGA